One genomic segment of Paenibacillus xylanexedens includes these proteins:
- a CDS encoding alpha-amylase family glycosyl hydrolase, protein MAKRVLLSTTLTLSLLAGGALPYLPASAIYADADTAVTNKQNFSTDVIYQIFTDRFLDGNPSNNPTGAAYDATCSNLKLYCGGDWQGLINKINDNYFSDLGVTALWISQPVENIFATINYGGVINTAYHGYWARDFKKTNPYFGTMADFQNLITTAHAKGIKIVIDFAPNHTSPAMETDTTFAENGKLYDNGNLVGGYTNDTNGYFHHNGGSDFSSLENGIYKNLYDLADLNHNNSTIDQYFKDAIKLWLDMGVDGIRVDAVKHMPLGWQKSWMSSIYAHKPVFTFGEWFLGSAASDADNTEFANESGMSLLDFRFNSAVRDVFRDNTSNMYALDSMITGTAADYNQVNDQVTFIDNHDMDRFKTSAVNNRRLEQALAFTLTSRGVPAIYYGTEQYLTGNGDPDNRAKMPSFSKTTTAFNVISKLAPLRKSNPAIAYGSTQQRWINNDVYVYERKFGKSVAVVAVNRNLSTPASIANLSTSLPTGNYTDVLGGALNGNNITSSNGNISSFTLAAGATAVWQYTTSETTPTIGHVGPVMGKPGNVVTISGRGFGSTKGTVYFGTTAVTGAAITSWEDTQIKVTIPAVAAGNYAVKVAANGVNSNAYNNFTILTGDQVTVRFVINNASTTLGQNIYLTGNVAELGNWSTGTTAIGPAFNQVIHAYPTWYYDVSVPAGKQLEFKFFKKNGATITWEGGSNHTFTTPTSGTATVNVNWQ, encoded by the coding sequence TGGCCAAACGTGTACTCCTCAGCACAACACTGACACTCAGTTTACTTGCAGGGGGCGCACTTCCCTATCTGCCTGCTTCAGCGATCTATGCCGATGCAGATACCGCGGTTACCAACAAGCAGAACTTTAGTACAGACGTCATCTATCAGATCTTTACGGACCGCTTCCTGGACGGCAATCCTTCCAACAATCCTACCGGAGCTGCCTACGATGCCACTTGTAGTAACCTGAAGTTGTATTGCGGAGGCGACTGGCAGGGTTTGATCAACAAAATCAACGATAACTATTTTAGCGATCTGGGCGTTACGGCATTGTGGATCTCCCAACCGGTCGAAAATATCTTCGCTACCATCAACTACGGCGGCGTGATCAACACAGCGTATCATGGTTACTGGGCACGTGATTTCAAGAAGACCAATCCGTATTTCGGAACGATGGCTGATTTTCAAAATCTGATTACAACCGCTCATGCCAAAGGCATCAAGATCGTAATTGACTTTGCACCGAACCATACGTCTCCTGCCATGGAAACCGATACGACCTTTGCTGAGAATGGCAAGTTGTACGATAACGGTAATCTTGTTGGCGGATACACAAATGATACAAATGGATATTTCCATCACAACGGCGGCTCCGATTTTTCCTCCCTGGAGAATGGTATCTACAAAAACCTCTATGACCTCGCTGACCTGAATCACAATAACAGTACCATTGATCAATATTTCAAAGACGCAATCAAGCTATGGCTTGATATGGGCGTGGATGGCATTCGCGTTGATGCGGTGAAACATATGCCTCTCGGCTGGCAAAAGAGCTGGATGTCCTCCATCTATGCACATAAACCTGTATTCACTTTCGGTGAATGGTTCCTGGGATCTGCTGCATCTGATGCGGATAACACGGAATTTGCCAACGAATCTGGAATGAGCCTGCTCGATTTCCGCTTTAACTCTGCCGTACGTGATGTCTTCCGGGATAACACATCCAACATGTATGCCCTCGATTCAATGATTACAGGCACAGCCGCAGATTACAATCAGGTGAATGACCAAGTCACGTTCATCGACAACCATGATATGGATCGGTTCAAAACAAGTGCCGTCAACAACCGTCGTCTTGAACAAGCGCTGGCTTTCACGCTGACTTCACGCGGCGTACCTGCCATCTATTATGGTACCGAGCAGTATCTGACTGGAAACGGAGACCCTGATAATCGAGCCAAAATGCCTTCCTTCTCCAAAACAACCACTGCTTTTAACGTGATCAGCAAGCTGGCCCCTCTGCGCAAATCCAATCCAGCAATCGCCTATGGCTCTACTCAGCAACGCTGGATCAATAATGATGTGTACGTTTATGAACGCAAATTTGGCAAAAGTGTAGCTGTTGTTGCAGTGAACCGTAATCTCTCCACACCAGCAAGCATTGCGAATCTAAGCACTTCACTGCCAACAGGCAACTACACCGATGTACTGGGCGGCGCACTGAACGGTAATAACATCACTTCCAGCAACGGTAATATCTCATCCTTCACACTGGCTGCCGGAGCAACAGCAGTATGGCAATATACAACAAGCGAGACAACACCAACGATCGGACATGTAGGTCCGGTGATGGGTAAACCGGGTAATGTCGTTACTATTAGCGGACGTGGATTTGGATCCACCAAAGGTACCGTATACTTCGGTACAACAGCCGTTACCGGTGCTGCGATCACATCCTGGGAAGATACACAGATCAAAGTGACGATCCCAGCTGTTGCCGCAGGCAATTATGCTGTGAAAGTAGCTGCGAATGGTGTCAACAGCAATGCATATAACAACTTTACCATCCTTACGGGTGATCAGGTCACTGTACGTTTCGTTATCAACAATGCGTCCACCACACTGGGTCAGAACATCTATCTGACAGGTAACGTGGCAGAACTGGGCAACTGGAGTACGGGCACAACAGCTATCGGTCCTGCTTTCAATCAGGTTATCCATGCCTATCCAACTTGGTACTATGATGTGAGCGTGCCAGCCGGGAAACAACTGGAGTTCAAATTCTTCAAGAAAAATGGGGCAACCATTACGTGGGAAGGTGGTTCCAACCACACGTTCACCACACCAACCAGCGGTACAGCCACAGTAAATGTAAACTGGCAATAG